GGATGACCGTGGTCGCGGCCTTGCGCAGGATGCGGTCGGCGAGGGGGCCGATAGGCGCTTCGGGGTCGCCCTGACGGCCGGTGACGCCCAGCACAATTGCTTGATGGTCGGCGGCCTCGGCCAGAATGGCCTGCTCGACGGGGATGCTGCGCTCCAGCCAGCGGGTGACGCGAGGCATGGCGCGCAGCGATTGCAGGCTCTCGCGCACGGCGCCATTGTCGGGCAGGCGCGGGTTGGCGGCGTAGAGCACGCTGATGCCGGCCTCGTGGCTTTCAGCCAGAGCGAGGGCCACTTCACAGGCCAGGGGGGTGTGGGGGCCGCCGCGCACGGGCAGGAGGATGCGCCGCCACTGGCCATCACCCATGAGGCGCACCACCACCACATCACAGGGAGGATGGCGCAGCAGGCTGTCAATCGGCGGGCCGAAAAGCCGCTCCGAGGAAGACTGCTCGGCCTGCCAGCCAAGCAGGATGAGGTTGGCCCGCTGCTCCTGGGCGGCGGTGCGGATGCCCTCGGTCAGATCATGGGCCACGGTGATCACGGTGCGCACAGGGACCTGGATCGTATCCAGTTCGGCGATTGCGTCGTGGACGGCCCGCACCCGCCGCGTCTCCAGCATCCCGTCGCTCAGGGGTTGACCTTCGGGCACCACCACAATGCTGACGATCACCACCTGGCCGCCGTGATGGCGGGCAATATCCGCCGCCAGGGGCAGCAGCAGGCGGATCTTCTCCGGCGCCCGCGCGGGCAGAAGCACCGTATATTCTCCGGTATCGTTGCCGGTATATGCAGAAGTCATTACAAACGTTCCTTCCTCGCCGGTAGGGGATGCTGCAGGCGGTCAGGCCGACGTGCCTGCGAGCAATGGGACGATGTGCCGGCGCACGATCGCCTCCCACGTGTAGGTCGTGCGGACGCGTCGCCGCAGCGCGTAGCGCGGATCAGCGGCAAGCGCGGTCAGGATCCGTTCTGCGATCTGATCGGGACGCTCTTCGAGCCCAAAGTACACTGCGGCGGAACCGGCCGAGTCCCGCAGGGGCGGAATGTCGCTGCAAAAGATCGGAATCCCGCTCAGCCCCGCTTCCAGCACCGGGATGCCAAAGCCTTCGTAGCGGCTGGGGAAGAGCAGGCCGTCGGCCAGGTGAAAGAAATCGGCCAGCATGGCGTCGGAGACGGGGCGCGGCTGGCCTTGCGGGTCGGTGAAGACCTCGTAGAGAAACACCATGGAGTCTCCGGCCCCGGTTTCACGGCGCAGGGCCAGCAACTCGGCCAGGTAGGCGGCGTTGGTCGGATTGTGCGGCCCTGGCGGCCCGGTGACCACCAGGCGCGGATCGGCGCCCTGGCGGCGCATGGCGCCTGCGATGGCGACAGCCAGTTCGATGTTCTTGCGCCGGGTAATGCGCGCCGGCAGGAGGAGCAACGGGGCGGCCTCCAGCAACCGTAGCCGCTCAACCAGGTCAACCGTCTCGGGTTCGAGCTTGAGCAAGGCCCGCACATCAACGCCGGGCGTCACTACGGCGATCTGCTCCGGCGCCAAGCCCAGCAACTCGGCCAGGATGCCTCGCCGGTCCTCCGAGACGACCACATAGCGCACCCCGGGCCACGCTTCGCGAAGCAGATCCCAGGGGTAGCCGGGGTGCAATTCAGGCAGATATAAAGGATCGCGCCAGGCGAAGTCGTGGCACCAGGCCAGCATACGGGGCAGACGGCCGGCGTCGTGGAGGCGCCGCAGGGCAGCGGTAAAGGCCAGGTTCTTGTGCAGGCTCAGCACATTATGCACCATCAGCGCATCGCAACCGGCGATGGCGTCGTCAAGCCACGTGGCGAGGCGATCTCGCAGGGCCAGAAACTCGGCGCTGACACTTCCCGCGGCCAGTTCGCGGTTGATGCGTTCGACCATCTCGCCGCGAGAGCCGAGTTCGGGCAAGATGCGCACGTCTACACTCGGTCCAACATCCCCGCCCTTTCCGGCAAGGATGCGCACCGACCACCCCAGCGCGGCGAGCGTTCGCCCGTGGGCGGCCATGGTGATCTCGACGCCGCCGACGTAGGGCGGCCCGGCGTAGTGCAGGATGGCAACCGCGCTCATACAATCTCTCCCCGGCTCATGCGGATGGCCAGATCGATGAAGCAAGCCGCCGACCAGCCGAACATGGGCGCGGCCTTGGGCGGCGCTTCACCGGTCAGAGGGTGATAGTACTCGTAAATGTCGCGCTGGCCCATTACCAGGCGCAGCGTCTGCTCGGCGAGTTCCCCGGCGAGAGCCTGAAAGCCGGTGCGCTGTAGAGCCTCGACGAAAATGTAGTTGATGTTGATCCACACCGGCCCGCGCCACATCTGCTGGGGATCGTGGCGGGGATCGCACAGGGCTACCGTGGGCAGCGGATATGTGGCCCAGAAGCTGCGCGGGTCGCGCAGGTGGGCGATCAGGCGTTCGGTAATTCGGGGCGGCATGCGTCCCGTCCAGAGGGGGTAGAGGCTGAAGGGGGTGAGCACCTTGATCGGGCGGTGCTCGCGCTGCGACCAGAACACGCCGGCATCCTCGTCATAGAAATGCTCAATGATGCGCCGCGCCAGGGCATCGGCGCGGTTCTTCCACAGCGTAGCCTCACGCGGGCGCCCCAGGATGCGGGCCATATTGGAGAGGGCCTCCATCTGCAGGCAGAGATAGGTGTTCAGGTCCACCGCCTCGACCGGCATCCCCTCGTCCCAGAGCGGGCTGTCGTCGAGCCCTGAAGAGAAGGGATGCGAGTACTGCGCGATCCCGTCGGCGTCATCATCGTTCAGGCCGAACCACCACGAGTT
This DNA window, taken from Chloroflexaceae bacterium, encodes the following:
- a CDS encoding glycosyltransferase is translated as MSAVAILHYAGPPYVGGVEITMAAHGRTLAALGWSVRILAGKGGDVGPSVDVRILPELGSRGEMVERINRELAAGSVSAEFLALRDRLATWLDDAIAGCDALMVHNVLSLHKNLAFTAALRRLHDAGRLPRMLAWCHDFAWRDPLYLPELHPGYPWDLLREAWPGVRYVVVSEDRRGILAELLGLAPEQIAVVTPGVDVRALLKLEPETVDLVERLRLLEAAPLLLLPARITRRKNIELAVAIAGAMRRQGADPRLVVTGPPGPHNPTNAAYLAELLALRRETGAGDSMVFLYEVFTDPQGQPRPVSDAMLADFFHLADGLLFPSRYEGFGIPVLEAGLSGIPIFCSDIPPLRDSAGSAAVYFGLEERPDQIAERILTALAADPRYALRRRVRTTYTWEAIVRRHIVPLLAGTSA